CCTTCGGCGGCGCCGGCCCGCTGCATGCCTGCGGGGTCGCCGAACTGCTGCAGAGCTCGTCCGTGATCGTGCCGCCGCAGTCGAGCGTGCTGTCGGCCTTCGGCACGCTGGTCACGCCGGTCCGGCTCGATCTGGTCCGCTCCGACCTGGTCCGACTCGATGCGGTCGACTGGGCGCGCGTCGAGCGCATCCTCGGCGATCTCGAGCGCGAGGGCCGCGCGGCGCTGCGCGAGGCCGGCTGCACGGATGCCGAGATGCGCATCCGGATCGGCGCCGACATGCGCTATTCCGGCCAGCAGAACGAGGTGCCGGTGACCTTCGCGGAGGATCCGCGCCGGACCCGCGACGTGGCCGCCATCGCGGCGATCTTCGCCGAGGACTACCGCGTCCTCTACGGCGTAAATCCCTCGCATGTGCCGATGGAGATCGTCACCTGGCGCGTGGTCGTCGAGGGCCCGCCGATCCGCTTCCATGCCGCCGGCCGCCCGGCCGCCGCAGCCGGCGAGCCGCGCCGCGTCCGCCCGGTCCATGCCTGGCAGGACGACCAGCCGGTCGCCGTCTGGAACCGGGCCGACCTCGCCGTCGGCCAGACCATCGAGGGCCCGGCGATCATCGAGGAGCGCGAGACCACCACGGCCATTCCGCCGGGCTGGAGCGCCACCATCGACCCCGTCGGCTGCATCGTCGCCACCAAGGCTTGAGGACCACGCCCGATGACCCGCGATCTCACCCGTATCGACGCCGTCGAGCTCGAAATCCTCTGGTCGAACCTGATCGGCATGGTGACCGAGCGCGCCAAGGCGCTGCAGCGCATCGCCTTCAGCCCGATCGTGCGCGAGGCCGGCGACCTCGCCTATGCGCTGTTCGACCAGCGCGGCCGCATGGTCGCCCAGGCCAATACCGGCACGCCCGGCCACATCAACTCGCTCGCTTTTGCCGGCAAACATCTGGCCGGCCTGTTCACCGGCAAGGTCGAGCCGGGCGACGTTCTGATCACCAACGATCCCTGGCTGTCGGCCGGGCACTTCTTCGACATCACCACGCTGACGCCGATCTTCAATGGCGCGGCGGTGATCGGCTGGGTCGGCTCGACCATCCACCACACCGATATCGGCGGCTACGGCATCGGCGCCGGCGCCCGCGACGTGCATGAGGAAGGGCTCTGGATCCCGCCGCTCAAGCTCTACGAGCGCGGCGTTCCGAATGCGGTGCTGCACGACATCATCCGCCGCAACGTGCGCACGCCGGACGCGGTCTTCGGCGATCTCGCCGCCCAGGTCTCGGCCGGCCGGACGGCCTCCGAGCATCTGGTCGCGCTGTGCGAGCGGCACGGCCTCGCCGATATCGAGGGGCTGTCGGACGAGATCCTGCGCCGCTCCGAAGAGGCCACCCGCGCGGCGATCCGCAAGCTGACGCCCGGCACCTATCACGGCGTCTCGCGCTTCGACGTGCCCGGCGGCGAGATCATCACCCTCAAGGCCGCGGTCACCATCGATGCCGAGGCCGGCCATGTCGTGGTCGATTTCGACGGCAGCTCGATGCAGACCACGACCGGCATCAACGTGGTGCTGAACTATACCCACGCCTATTCGACCTTCGCGGTCCGCTCCTGCCTGAACCCGGAGCTGCCGAACAATTCCGGCTCGCTCGCCCCGATCGAGGTGCGCGCCCCGCTCGGCTCGATCATCAATTGCGAGTATCCGGCGCCGGTCAACGCGCGCCACGTCGTCGGCATGTATGTGCCGATGCCGATCCTGAAGGCGCTGCACCAGGTCATGCCGGACCGGGTGCTGGCCGAGGGCTCGGGCGCGGTCTGGACCATCCAGATCCAGGGCAAACGCTCGGACGGACGCGCCTTCACCTCGTCGATGTTCAACTATTCGGGCGGCATGGGCGCACGCGCCGGCAAGCCCGGGCCGAGCGCGACCTGCTACCCGACCGGGGTCGCGGCCGTGCCGGTCGAGATCCTGGAAGCCTCGATGCCGATCGTGTTCGACCGCAAGGAGCTGCGCCGCGGCTCCGGCGGTGCCGGCCGGATGCGCGGCGGCGACGGCCAGTCGATCGGCTTCCACATGAACACCGACCAGCCCTGGCTGCTGAATGCCGTGCCGAGCCGCATGGAAGACGGTCCGGAAGGCATCGGCGGCGGCGAGCCAGGGGCGGCGGGCCGCTTCCTGATCAACGGCGAACCGGTCAGCCAGGCGCGCAAGCTGTCGATGAATCCCGGCGACACGGTGCTGCTGCAGACACCCGGCGGCGGCGGCTTCGGCCCGGCGGAATGAGGGATCGAGGGCGGCCGCAGAATGCCGCCCCGGTCGCGATCGTCGAGAATCCCCAAGAACATCCACGGAGGAAACGGCAATGGATACCAGAGACCAGATCAAGACCGCCCTGGCGGCGGTGCTTCTCTCGGCCGGGCTGGCGAGCCCGGCTGCGGCCGCCGACGGCGTCTACAAGATCGGCATCTCGGCCGGCCTGACCGGCTATGCGGCGACCGTCGATCGCGCCTGGCGCGACGGCGTCCAGATCGCCGCCGAGGCCGTCAATGCGCGCGGCGGCGTGCTCGGCCGCAAGCTCGAGGTGGTCGTCGAGGACAATCGCTCCGAGCCGCAGGAGGCCGTCACGGTCTACCGCAAGATGATCTCGTCCGACCAGGTCGACATCTTCATCTCCGGCTGCGTCTCGGCCGGCAACTTCGCCGCCGCCCCGATGGTGGTGAAGGCCGAGATCCCGATGATGCTGTGCTCGATCCTGCCGCAGCAGCCCGCGCAGGTGAAATGGGCCTTCTCGACCCTGCCGCCAGCCGGCTTCGAGGTCGAGAAGCGCTTCGAATACCTGAAAGACCAGACCGACATCCGCAAGGTCGGCGTGCTGCACGATCCGACCCCCTACGCGCTCCTGCAGAAGGGTGTCGCCGAGAAGGTCGCGGCCAAATACGGCATCGAGGTCGTCGCCGTCGAAGCCTACAAGCAGGACGACGCGGATCTGTCCGTGCAGCTCGGCAAGATGCAGGCCGCCGGCGCCGGCGCGGTGCTGAAGATCGGCCTCGGCGGCACCACGCTGACCGCCGCCAAGAACCTGAAGCAGCTCGGCTCCAAGATGCTGCTCCTGACCTCGCTCGAGGATCTCGCCGTGTTCCGCCCGGTCTCCGAGGTGCTTGGCGAGCAGTTCTTCTTCGTCGCCTCGCCGTCGCAGGTCTTCGAGACCCTGCCCGACGGCGCGCTGAAGACCGAGATCGGCAAGTTCCTGGTGCCGTGGCGGGCGAAGTTCGCCGATCGCGACCCGAACTGGGCCTCGCGCGGCTGGGACGGCGTGATGCTCGCGGTGGCGGCGATCGAGAAGGGCAAGTCGGCCTCCGGCCCGGCGGTGCGCGACGCCATCGAGACCATCACCGGCTGGCAGGGCACCACCGGCACCTATGATTTCGGCCCCGAGCAGCACCAGGGCATCACCAAAAACCCCTTCGTGATCGCCACCATTGCCGGCGGCAAGATCAAAATCGTGAAGTGATGGCGCCCGACCCGCACGCGCCGCTGCTCCAGGTCCGCGGACTGACGGCCCGCTACGGCCATGTCCGCGCCCTGGAGCCGACCGACCTGACCGTCGATCGCGGCGAACTCGTCGCGATCCTCGGCCCCAACGGTGCCGGCAAGTCGACGCTCCTGCGCGCCATCCTGGGCCTCGTCGCCAATGCCGGCGAGGTCCGCTCGGAGGGTGTGGTGCTGCCGCGGGCCGATCCGGTCGCGGTCGCCTCGGCCGGCATCGTGCTGGTGCCGGAGGGCCGCGGCATCTTCGGACCCATGACGGTCGCCGAGAACCTACGGCTCGGCGCCTACCGGGTCCGCGACCGGCGGGAGGTCGAGCGGCGGCTCGCGCGCACCTTCGAGCTGTTCCCGCGCCTCTCGGAACGGCTCGGCCAGACGGCCGGGTCGATGTCGGGCGGCGAGCAGCAGATGGTCGCCATCGGCCGCGCGCTGATGGCCGACCCGAAGGTGCTGCTGCTCGACGAACCCTCGCTCGGCCTCGCGCCGCGCGTCACCGCGGAGATCCTGGAAACGCTGCGACGGCTCAACCAGTCCGGCCTCTCCGTCGTGCTGGTCGAGCAGAAGGCGCCTCTGGCGCTGGAACTGGCGGTGCGCGTCCATCTCCTTTCGCTCGGCCGCACCGTCGCGGTGATCTCCCCCGATCAGGTGAAGTCGCATGACGAACTCGCCCGCTACTATTTCGCCTGACGCCGGCTCGCCGGGCCCCGCGCCGGAGGCCGAAGCGGAACCGACCCGGGCCCGCTCGGCGCTCGCCCTGGTGCTCGGCGCGCTGCCCTGGCTGGTCGCGGCCGGCCTGGTCGGCGCGGCCGGCTATCTCGGCGGCTATCTCGCCACCATCGTCGCCTTCGCGCTGATCTATGCGGTCTTCGTCACGGGGCTGAACATCTTCATGGGCTTCACCGCCCAGGTCTCGTTCGGCCACAACGCCTTCGCGGCGATCGGCGGCTACACCTCCGCGGTCCTGACGACGACCTATGAGTGGCCCCCGCTCGCTGCCTTCGCGGCCGGCCTTGCCGGCAGCCTCGCGCTCGCCGGCCTGATCGGCTGGCCGACGCTGCGCCTCAAGGGCCACTATCTCTCGATGGGGACGCTCGCGATCGGCCTGATCGTCTACGAGATCGCCGTGCAGTGGGAGAGCGTGACCCAGGGCTATCTCGGCATTTCCGGCATCCCGTCGCTCGGCATCGGCCGTTTCGAGGCAACCGGCGACCGGCAGATCCTGGCGGTTCTGACGGCCACCGTGCTCCTCGGCGCCTTCGTGGTCGCCCGCATGCGCCGGTCGCGCTTCGGCCGGGCGCTGGCGGCGGTGGCCGGCAGCGAGGAGGCGGCGCGCGCGCTCGGCATCGACGTGGCGCGCTACAAGCTTGCCTCCTTCCTGCTTTCCGCCGGCTTCGCCTCGCTTGCCGGCAGCCTGTTCGTGCATGTGGTCGGCTATGTCAGCCCCGAGGTGTTCGGGCTGCACATGGTCATCCTGGCCTTCACGATGCTCTATGTCGGCGGGCTCGGCACCGTGGTCGGGCCGATCATCGGCGCCCTGGTCATCTCGCTCCTGCCGGAGACCTTCCGCGGCTTCCGCGACTACCAGGATCTCGGCTACGGCGCGGCGCTGATCCTGCTTCTCATCTATGC
This is a stretch of genomic DNA from Prosthecodimorpha staleyi. It encodes these proteins:
- a CDS encoding hydantoinase B/oxoprolinase family protein, which translates into the protein MTRDLTRIDAVELEILWSNLIGMVTERAKALQRIAFSPIVREAGDLAYALFDQRGRMVAQANTGTPGHINSLAFAGKHLAGLFTGKVEPGDVLITNDPWLSAGHFFDITTLTPIFNGAAVIGWVGSTIHHTDIGGYGIGAGARDVHEEGLWIPPLKLYERGVPNAVLHDIIRRNVRTPDAVFGDLAAQVSAGRTASEHLVALCERHGLADIEGLSDEILRRSEEATRAAIRKLTPGTYHGVSRFDVPGGEIITLKAAVTIDAEAGHVVVDFDGSSMQTTTGINVVLNYTHAYSTFAVRSCLNPELPNNSGSLAPIEVRAPLGSIINCEYPAPVNARHVVGMYVPMPILKALHQVMPDRVLAEGSGAVWTIQIQGKRSDGRAFTSSMFNYSGGMGARAGKPGPSATCYPTGVAAVPVEILEASMPIVFDRKELRRGSGGAGRMRGGDGQSIGFHMNTDQPWLLNAVPSRMEDGPEGIGGGEPGAAGRFLINGEPVSQARKLSMNPGDTVLLQTPGGGGFGPAE
- a CDS encoding ABC transporter substrate-binding protein, giving the protein MDTRDQIKTALAAVLLSAGLASPAAAADGVYKIGISAGLTGYAATVDRAWRDGVQIAAEAVNARGGVLGRKLEVVVEDNRSEPQEAVTVYRKMISSDQVDIFISGCVSAGNFAAAPMVVKAEIPMMLCSILPQQPAQVKWAFSTLPPAGFEVEKRFEYLKDQTDIRKVGVLHDPTPYALLQKGVAEKVAAKYGIEVVAVEAYKQDDADLSVQLGKMQAAGAGAVLKIGLGGTTLTAAKNLKQLGSKMLLLTSLEDLAVFRPVSEVLGEQFFFVASPSQVFETLPDGALKTEIGKFLVPWRAKFADRDPNWASRGWDGVMLAVAAIEKGKSASGPAVRDAIETITGWQGTTGTYDFGPEQHQGITKNPFVIATIAGGKIKIVK
- a CDS encoding ABC transporter ATP-binding protein; this translates as MAPDPHAPLLQVRGLTARYGHVRALEPTDLTVDRGELVAILGPNGAGKSTLLRAILGLVANAGEVRSEGVVLPRADPVAVASAGIVLVPEGRGIFGPMTVAENLRLGAYRVRDRREVERRLARTFELFPRLSERLGQTAGSMSGGEQQMVAIGRALMADPKVLLLDEPSLGLAPRVTAEILETLRRLNQSGLSVVLVEQKAPLALELAVRVHLLSLGRTVAVISPDQVKSHDELARYYFA
- a CDS encoding branched-chain amino acid ABC transporter permease; translation: MTNSPATISPDAGSPGPAPEAEAEPTRARSALALVLGALPWLVAAGLVGAAGYLGGYLATIVAFALIYAVFVTGLNIFMGFTAQVSFGHNAFAAIGGYTSAVLTTTYEWPPLAAFAAGLAGSLALAGLIGWPTLRLKGHYLSMGTLAIGLIVYEIAVQWESVTQGYLGISGIPSLGIGRFEATGDRQILAVLTATVLLGAFVVARMRRSRFGRALAAVAGSEEAARALGIDVARYKLASFLLSAGFASLAGSLFVHVVGYVSPEVFGLHMVILAFTMLYVGGLGTVVGPIIGALVISLLPETFRGFRDYQDLGYGAALILLLIYAPRGMAGLIDLAAGRKAS